A region from the Ichthyobacterium seriolicida genome encodes:
- a CDS encoding FtsK/SpoIIIE family DNA translocase has protein sequence MFQQIRNEKSKAIAGLFLILFSLFFALSLISYFIFWKEDQSQIIDLWNSNVKVKNFLGKVGVYIAHIFVYNSFGISAFLLPYLMFILGVWWLFKKKIAPLLKTLFRTIILSFWISLSFGFLMPSIPVLGGRIGYALAEYMTSMLGNIGVVLFLIFYACVYIILNFSFSSKIRFNPFAKKDRKSKKDNPHFSKEKTNKKNDFIENEYTIESPLGEDSEHINLSIVKTDENDQIEIDGDKSSDSVKTHMTSDEMEITVLREEEPEDIAEKIVQRLGKYDPHLELSDYKFPGLDLLRSYENEDISVNELELEENKNKIVKTLGDYKIDISKIKATIGPTITLYEIVPAPGVKISKIRSLEDDIALGLSALGIRIIAPIPGKGTIGIEVPNSEPTIVSMRSILASKKFQNTPMELPCAIGKTISNETFIVDLAKMPHLLMAGATGQGKSVGLNAILTSLLYKKHPSEVKFVLVDPKKVELTLFNKIERHFLAKLPNSEDAIITDTTKVIYTLNSLCIEMDSRYELLKDAMVRNIKEYNEKFLQRRLNPENGHHYLPYIVLVIDEFSDLIMTAGKEVETPIARLAQLARAIGIHLIIATQRPSVNVITGIIKANFPARIAFRVTSKIDSRTILDIGGADQLIGKGDMLYSSGSEIVRLQCAFIDTSEVEDLTEFIGSQRAYPKPMMLPEYEGEEENTKGDIDLDDRDSKFEEAARLVVINQQGSTSFLQRKLKLGYNRAGRIIDQLEASGIIGPFEGSKSRQVLITDINSLEIILNDSKKKDEKFI, from the coding sequence ATGTTTCAGCAGATAAGAAATGAGAAAAGTAAAGCCATAGCAGGTCTATTTTTAATACTTTTCAGTCTGTTTTTTGCTCTGTCTCTAATATCGTATTTTATCTTTTGGAAAGAAGATCAGAGTCAGATAATAGACCTTTGGAATTCCAATGTGAAAGTCAAGAATTTCTTAGGAAAAGTGGGCGTTTATATAGCGCATATTTTCGTTTATAACTCTTTTGGCATATCTGCTTTTCTATTGCCTTACTTGATGTTCATTTTGGGAGTATGGTGGTTGTTTAAGAAAAAAATAGCTCCTCTTTTAAAGACTCTATTTAGAACTATCATACTATCTTTTTGGATATCGCTCAGCTTTGGATTTTTAATGCCATCTATTCCTGTCTTAGGGGGAAGAATAGGTTATGCTCTGGCCGAGTATATGACTTCTATGTTGGGAAATATCGGTGTAGTATTATTTTTGATTTTCTACGCTTGTGTATATATTATCTTAAATTTTTCTTTTTCATCTAAAATAAGGTTTAATCCTTTCGCAAAAAAGGACAGAAAATCAAAAAAAGACAATCCTCATTTTTCTAAAGAAAAAACAAATAAAAAAAATGATTTTATAGAAAATGAGTATACAATAGAATCTCCATTAGGAGAAGATTCTGAACATATAAATTTATCTATTGTTAAAACAGATGAAAATGATCAAATAGAAATAGATGGGGATAAGTCGTCAGACTCTGTCAAAACCCATATGACAAGTGATGAGATGGAAATAACTGTTCTTAGAGAAGAAGAACCAGAAGACATTGCCGAAAAAATAGTTCAAAGATTAGGCAAATATGATCCTCATTTAGAACTAAGCGATTATAAATTTCCGGGCTTAGACCTCTTGAGGTCTTACGAAAACGAAGACATATCTGTAAACGAATTAGAATTAGAAGAGAACAAAAATAAAATTGTAAAGACCCTAGGAGATTATAAAATAGATATCTCTAAAATAAAGGCTACCATAGGTCCTACTATAACACTTTATGAAATAGTCCCTGCGCCAGGAGTGAAAATTTCTAAAATAAGAAGCTTAGAAGACGATATAGCATTAGGCTTATCAGCTTTGGGAATTCGTATTATAGCTCCTATTCCAGGCAAGGGAACCATAGGTATAGAAGTGCCTAATAGCGAACCTACTATAGTGTCTATGAGATCTATATTGGCTTCCAAAAAATTTCAGAATACTCCCATGGAATTGCCATGCGCTATAGGCAAGACAATCTCTAATGAAACCTTTATAGTAGATCTGGCTAAGATGCCACATTTGCTCATGGCAGGAGCTACAGGACAGGGTAAGTCTGTAGGGTTAAACGCTATTTTAACTTCTTTGTTGTACAAGAAACACCCCTCAGAAGTTAAGTTCGTTTTAGTGGATCCAAAAAAAGTAGAGCTGACTCTTTTCAATAAGATAGAAAGGCACTTTTTAGCTAAACTGCCAAATTCTGAAGATGCTATCATAACAGATACGACAAAGGTTATATATACTCTTAACTCTCTTTGTATAGAGATGGATAGTCGTTACGAGTTGCTCAAAGATGCCATGGTGCGTAATATAAAAGAGTACAACGAAAAATTCTTACAGAGAAGATTAAATCCCGAAAATGGACATCATTATCTTCCATATATAGTTTTGGTAATAGATGAGTTTTCTGATTTGATCATGACAGCCGGAAAAGAGGTAGAAACACCTATTGCTCGTTTAGCACAATTGGCAAGAGCCATAGGTATACATCTTATAATAGCTACTCAACGACCGTCTGTAAATGTCATCACGGGTATTATAAAAGCCAATTTTCCAGCTCGTATAGCCTTTAGAGTTACATCTAAAATAGATTCTAGGACAATATTAGACATAGGAGGAGCAGATCAATTGATAGGGAAAGGAGATATGTTGTATTCCTCAGGAAGTGAAATAGTGCGTCTGCAATGTGCTTTTATAGATACTTCAGAAGTGGAAGACCTAACTGAATTTATAGGCAGCCAGAGAGCATATCCAAAACCTATGATGCTTCCAGAATATGAAGGAGAAGAAGAAAACACAAAAGGAGACATAGACCTAGATGATAGAGATAGTAAATTTGAAGAAGCAGCTAGATTAGTGGTTATAAACCAACAGGGATCAACATCTTTTTTACAGAGAAAATTGAAATTGGGATATAATAGAGCTGGAAGGATCATAGATCAGCTAGAAGCTTCGGGAATTATAGGGCCATTTGAAGGAAGTAAATCCAGACAGGTTCTCATAACAGATATAAACTCTCTAGAAATCATTTTGAATGATAGCAAAAAAAAAGATGAAAAATTCATATAG
- a CDS encoding YiiX/YebB-like N1pC/P60 family cysteine hydrolase — MLVKRRLLSFLLLLFIAILVVYKKDIKPVFVSGDILFQDTSRGDISKAIKKVTEDENNSKSFSHVGILQIDDKGTKFVLEAITEGGVSKTPFDTFLNRSLTDNGEPKVVVCRLKEKYRDEINVALEYGSKLIGYPYDNVYTIGDSMYYCSEYVYEMLHNTGEHKDIFKLNPMTFKDDDTGDYLPFWVKYYDSLNVDIPEGKLGLNPNGMYKSNNIDSIYSFY, encoded by the coding sequence ATGTTAGTTAAAAGAAGATTGTTATCGTTTTTGTTATTGTTATTTATTGCGATTCTTGTAGTTTACAAGAAAGATATAAAACCTGTTTTTGTCAGTGGAGATATCTTATTTCAGGATACTAGCCGAGGTGATATTTCCAAGGCCATAAAGAAGGTTACAGAAGATGAAAATAACTCAAAGAGTTTTTCTCATGTTGGAATTCTACAGATAGATGATAAAGGAACCAAATTCGTGTTAGAAGCTATAACAGAGGGAGGTGTTTCTAAAACTCCATTTGATACTTTTTTAAATAGGAGTTTAACTGATAATGGAGAGCCTAAGGTAGTGGTTTGCAGATTAAAAGAGAAATATAGAGATGAGATAAATGTAGCTCTTGAGTACGGTTCTAAATTGATAGGTTATCCATATGATAATGTGTACACAATAGGTGATTCTATGTATTACTGTTCTGAATATGTATATGAGATGTTACATAACACAGGTGAACATAAGGATATATTCAAATTGAATCCTATGACATTTAAAGATGATGATACTGGTGATTATTTGCCTTTTTGGGTTAAATATTACGACAGTTTAAACGTAGATATTCCAGAGGGTAAATTGGGGTTAAACCCTAATGGGATGTACAAATCAAATAATATTGACTCTATATATTCTTTTTATTAA
- a CDS encoding DUF4954 family protein, giving the protein MSLVKKSYAVKLGYDFITEEYLPKGKDEYYIRDESIDIDHYRTLSKGEIESLIKNGNESNNWEDIFVSEGFNASMVKNCKFYGKIRIGILEDCHLEYSTLKVPVGLYDSMIISCDIGDNVSISNVQYLSHYKIANEVILSNLGNIHTSNHSKFGNGILKEGEQEHVRIWLEICNESKGRAVLPFDGMLSADAYIWSKYRDRDVLMSKLKGLTNNRYSDKRGHYGTIGNGVVIRNSHSIQDTKIGDHAYIKGVNKIKNTTINSSMIAPSQIGEGVEMVNGIVGYGCRVFYGVKAVRFIMDDHSTLKYGARLINSYLGGNSTISCCEVLNSLIFNGHEQHHNNSFLCASLVMGQSNIAAGVTIGSNHNSRANDGEIIANRGFWPALCVNLKHNSKFASFCLVSKGSYPHELRIDFPFSLVANDERENSLKIIPAYWFLYNFYALERNCKKMYQRDKRVQKRQNIEFDYLAPDTIDEIFSAIEKLEEYIDLAIERSGIVCCDSSDKSKIKKEYLESSKHENLYLEILAEDVENSTRKVHILKVKESYKIYKDLILLYSVKTICKYFYTQVEDFGDILEFIKSTNLTHQYDKWKNIGGQLMKESDVEDIISEIENGKLESWEAIHDKYSLLGEGYLKHKFEHAVISLLKLLEIQMSSDLNADIWNNSVKRAISVQEYLCDSVISSREKDYTNPYRKMVYDNTKEMNNTLGELNQNSVIISVKEETESIKQMFLNSMC; this is encoded by the coding sequence ATGTCGTTAGTAAAAAAGAGTTACGCAGTTAAATTGGGGTATGACTTTATCACTGAGGAGTATTTGCCCAAAGGTAAGGATGAGTACTATATTAGAGATGAGTCTATAGATATAGATCACTATAGAACTTTGAGTAAGGGAGAAATAGAATCTTTAATTAAAAACGGCAATGAGTCTAATAATTGGGAGGATATTTTCGTTAGTGAAGGCTTTAATGCCTCTATGGTCAAAAACTGTAAGTTTTACGGTAAGATTAGAATAGGCATTTTGGAAGATTGCCATTTGGAATACAGTACTTTAAAAGTTCCTGTGGGGTTATATGACAGTATGATTATATCTTGTGATATAGGTGATAATGTATCTATTAGTAATGTTCAGTATTTATCCCATTACAAAATTGCAAATGAGGTAATTCTATCTAATTTGGGCAATATCCATACGTCTAATCACTCTAAGTTTGGCAATGGCATATTAAAAGAGGGAGAGCAAGAGCATGTCAGGATTTGGTTAGAGATATGTAACGAGTCTAAGGGTAGGGCGGTTTTGCCTTTTGATGGAATGCTTTCTGCCGACGCTTATATATGGTCTAAGTATAGAGATAGAGATGTCTTAATGTCTAAGCTTAAAGGGTTAACAAATAACAGGTATAGTGATAAAAGAGGGCATTACGGAACTATAGGCAATGGTGTTGTCATAAGAAACTCTCATTCGATACAGGATACTAAAATAGGTGATCACGCTTATATCAAGGGGGTAAATAAGATAAAAAACACTACAATTAATAGTAGTATGATTGCACCTTCTCAGATAGGTGAAGGAGTAGAAATGGTAAATGGAATAGTAGGTTATGGTTGTAGAGTTTTTTATGGAGTAAAAGCAGTTCGTTTTATAATGGACGATCACTCTACACTCAAATACGGAGCTAGGTTGATAAATTCTTATTTAGGGGGTAATTCTACCATATCTTGTTGCGAAGTATTAAATTCTTTGATTTTTAATGGTCATGAGCAGCATCATAACAATTCTTTTCTGTGTGCTTCTCTTGTGATGGGACAGAGCAATATAGCAGCGGGCGTAACCATAGGTTCTAACCACAACTCTAGGGCGAATGATGGAGAAATAATAGCTAATAGAGGTTTTTGGCCTGCTTTATGTGTCAATTTAAAACACAATAGTAAGTTCGCATCTTTTTGTTTAGTGTCAAAGGGTTCATATCCTCATGAGCTACGCATAGATTTTCCATTTTCATTAGTTGCAAATGACGAAAGAGAAAACTCACTTAAGATAATTCCAGCATATTGGTTTTTATATAATTTCTACGCTTTGGAGAGAAATTGTAAAAAAATGTATCAAAGGGATAAAAGGGTACAAAAAAGGCAGAATATAGAGTTTGATTATCTAGCCCCAGATACTATAGATGAAATATTTTCAGCCATTGAAAAATTAGAAGAATACATCGATCTAGCAATTGAAAGATCTGGAATAGTTTGTTGTGATTCTAGTGATAAATCGAAAATTAAAAAAGAGTATTTAGAGTCGTCAAAACATGAAAATCTTTATTTAGAGATTTTAGCTGAAGATGTGGAGAATTCTACTAGAAAAGTTCACATTCTAAAAGTTAAAGAGTCGTATAAAATATACAAGGACCTCATACTTCTTTACTCTGTAAAGACAATATGTAAATATTTTTATACTCAAGTGGAAGATTTTGGGGATATACTTGAATTTATAAAATCTACAAATTTGACTCATCAATATGATAAATGGAAGAATATCGGAGGGCAATTAATGAAAGAAAGCGATGTGGAAGACATCATATCTGAAATAGAAAATGGCAAACTAGAATCTTGGGAAGCGATACACGATAAATATTCACTTTTAGGAGAAGGTTATTTAAAACATAAGTTTGAGCACGCTGTCATTTCTCTATTAAAATTATTAGAAATCCAAATGAGTAGTGATCTCAATGCCGATATTTGGAATAATTCTGTCAAGAGAGCTATAAGCGTTCAGGAATATCTGTGTGATAGTGTCATATCATCTAGGGAAAAAGATTACACAAATCCTTATAGAAAAATGGTTTACGACAATACTAAGGAGATGAATAATACTTTAGGCGAGTTGAACCAAAACAGTGTAATTATATCTGTAAAGGAAGAGACCGAGAGTATAAAACAGATGTTTTTAAACAGCATGTGCTAG
- a CDS encoding LolA family protein: MKNSYRINMRFFCYLLLFTHLVFAQKRSSRAKELLDGVSKNIESFENITLNFRIQHISENFEKFESEGTIILKQNKYLLNFMESIQLFDGKKVYQIMDSEKEINISNHSHDNSSINPVNIFTLYKKGFETEMDIVQKVQKRLLQYIKLTPKKDINKEIDYILLAIEKEKIIPYKIIQINKNKSKTTIEITKFETNTELGKDTFSFDEKKYKDYFINRID, from the coding sequence ATGAAAAATTCATATAGAATAAATATGCGTTTTTTCTGCTACTTATTGTTGTTTACACATTTAGTATTTGCACAAAAAAGATCATCTCGAGCAAAAGAATTATTAGATGGAGTATCTAAAAACATAGAGTCCTTTGAAAATATCACTCTAAATTTTCGTATACAGCACATATCTGAGAATTTTGAAAAGTTTGAATCAGAAGGTACGATAATACTAAAGCAGAACAAATACTTACTAAACTTTATGGAGAGCATACAACTTTTTGATGGAAAAAAAGTATATCAGATTATGGACTCCGAAAAAGAGATAAACATATCTAATCACTCCCATGACAATAGCTCTATCAACCCTGTAAATATATTTACCCTTTACAAAAAGGGATTTGAAACAGAAATGGATATTGTGCAGAAAGTTCAAAAACGATTGTTACAATACATAAAGCTAACACCTAAAAAAGATATCAACAAAGAAATAGATTACATATTATTAGCTATAGAAAAAGAAAAAATTATCCCGTATAAGATTATTCAGATAAATAAAAATAAATCTAAAACAACAATAGAGATTACTAAATTCGAGACAAATACTGAATTAGGTAAAGACACTTTTTCTTTTGATGAAAAAAAATATAAAGATTACTTTATAAACAGAATTGATTGA
- a CDS encoding transposase gives MRNKNTLFYRGKTSVELTFSSSEISSDGSLIMLEKLERDHRLIHYYSKLLPDTRDSRFITYTRKQQLKQRVYMIMLGYEDAXDVNHLHNDPLIXRCSSR, from the coding sequence ATGAGGAATAAAAACACATTATTTTATAGAGGGAAAACTTCTGTTGAGTTAACTTTTTCATCATCAGAAATTAGCTCTGATGGATCTTTAATCATGCTTGAAAAACTAGAAAGAGATCATAGATTGATTCATTATTACAGTAAACTTTTGCCTGATACTCGAGACTCTAGATTTATTACTTATACCAGAAAGCAACAGTTAAAACAAAGGGTTTATATGATCATGTTAGGCTATGAAGACGCCNATGATGTTAATCATTTACATAACGATCCTTTAATTCNAAGATGTTCTTCAAGGTGA
- a CDS encoding regulatory protein RecX, giving the protein MEKYCSYQERCHKEVEEKLYQMCSDRTRVDEVVLHLLERDFLNEERFAKSFVRGKFCLKKWGKVKIISELKRRSISEHCIKKGLEEIDTSDYHRVLIQVLEKKSMQLGQINPVEKKHKVINYLISRGFEIELIHSVLDEGH; this is encoded by the coding sequence ATGGAGAAATATTGTTCTTATCAAGAACGCTGTCATAAGGAAGTTGAAGAAAAATTATATCAGATGTGTTCAGATAGAACACGTGTAGATGAGGTCGTATTACATCTTTTAGAAAGAGATTTCTTAAATGAAGAGAGGTTTGCTAAGAGTTTTGTCAGGGGTAAGTTCTGCCTGAAAAAATGGGGTAAGGTCAAAATAATATCAGAGTTAAAAAGGAGAAGCATATCAGAACACTGTATAAAAAAGGGATTGGAGGAAATAGACACGAGTGACTACCATAGAGTTCTGATACAGGTTTTAGAAAAAAAATCTATGCAGTTGGGGCAGATTAATCCAGTAGAAAAGAAACACAAGGTTATAAATTATTTAATATCTAGAGGCTTCGAGATAGAGTTGATTCACAGTGTTTTAGATGAAGGACACTAA
- the nadE gene encoding NAD(+) synthase translates to MNIRGVIDHIVKWIKDYGNEAGTKGFVVGVSGGIDSALTSHLLALTKCPVICMEIPIYQDSSQVERAQQHMVDLSEKFPNVRIEKVDLTSTYEEFSSLFSNETGNENLDLALANSRARLRMTALYFTATINSCLVVGTGNKIEDFGVGFYTKYGDGGVDISPIADLLKSDVYAISKELKISQSILDAPPTDGLWGDNRTDEKQIGASYEELEWAMKIIEEGRSDNQFNERGREVIEIYKRLNKSNSHKMKSIPVCLIPNQLL, encoded by the coding sequence ATGAATATTAGGGGAGTTATAGATCATATTGTAAAGTGGATTAAAGATTACGGCAATGAGGCTGGGACAAAGGGCTTTGTGGTAGGTGTTTCGGGTGGAATAGATTCCGCTCTTACTTCACATTTATTAGCTTTGACCAAATGTCCTGTAATATGTATGGAGATTCCCATTTATCAAGATAGTTCTCAAGTGGAAAGAGCTCAGCAGCACATGGTTGATTTGTCAGAAAAATTCCCAAATGTCAGGATAGAAAAGGTAGATTTAACATCTACATATGAGGAGTTTTCATCTCTGTTTTCTAATGAGACTGGAAACGAAAATTTAGACTTGGCATTAGCTAATAGCAGGGCTAGGCTCCGCATGACCGCATTGTATTTTACAGCTACTATAAATTCCTGTTTGGTAGTTGGTACAGGTAACAAGATAGAGGATTTTGGAGTGGGCTTTTACACCAAATACGGAGATGGCGGCGTAGATATAAGTCCCATAGCCGATCTGTTAAAATCTGATGTATACGCCATATCTAAAGAGTTAAAAATATCTCAGTCTATTTTAGATGCTCCGCCTACCGATGGGCTTTGGGGAGACAATAGAACCGATGAAAAACAAATTGGAGCATCTTATGAGGAACTCGAATGGGCTATGAAAATAATAGAAGAAGGTAGATCGGATAACCAATTTAATGAAAGAGGAAGAGAGGTTATAGAGATATATAAGAGATTGAATAAAAGTAATAGTCATAAGATGAAATCTATTCCAGTTTGTTTGATCCCTAATCAGTTATTGTAG
- a CDS encoding IS1380 family transposase: MASQPTISRFENSFDKQAVFKFCDAWLYKYVSSLSDRKRIVIDVDSTDDPTHGSQQLSMFNGYYSQFMYNELFFHDGKTGQIILPVLRPGNSHSNKWYVSILKRIIIKIRESHPEMEIIIRSDSGFSCAPFYQLVDDFDLLYVTGIASNEVLKRKVSWSKNAVKKMYLDQGEKHQHFMSFTYKAKSWHKPQQCYSKVESTGLGMNIRHFSSNLPQKDAREIYFDFYVKRGDSSENRIKEVKNMCFSDRLSNHSFLANFFRLMMSSLAYEMFLLLKQKIKKTRFEVAKKWLISSIRTYLLKVGATIKITKRRIYYQLSKSFVYKGLFREIITQ; the protein is encoded by the coding sequence TTGGCTTCTCAACCTACTATATCAAGATTTGAGAATAGCTTTGACAAACAAGCTGTTTTTAAGTTTTGTGATGCGTGGTTATACAAATATGTTTCAAGTTTATCTGATCGTAAGAGAATAGTTATTGACGTAGATTCAACTGATGATCCAACTCATGGCAGTCAACAATTGTCAATGTTTAACGGTTATTATAGTCAATTCATGTACAATGAACTATTTTTTCATGATGGAAAAACAGGACAGATTATCCTTCCTGTACTCCGCCCAGGAAATAGTCATTCTAATAAATGGTATGTGAGTATTTTAAAGCGAATAATTATCAAAATACGTGAGAGTCACCCAGAGATGGAAATAATTATTAGAAGTGATAGCGGCTTTAGTTGCGCTCCTTTTTACCAATTAGTAGATGATTTTGATTTACTATATGTGACAGGCATAGCGAGCAATGAAGTTTTAAAAAGAAAGGTATCTTGGTCAAAAAATGCTGTAAAAAAAATGTATTTAGATCAGGGAGAGAAGCACCAACATTTTATGAGTTTTACGTACAAAGCCAAGAGTTGGCACAAGCCTCAACAGTGCTATTCTAAAGTTGAGAGTACAGGATTAGGGATGAACATAAGGCATTTTTCTAGTAATCTTCCCCAAAAGGATGCTAGAGAAATTTACTTTGACTTTTATGTGAAAAGAGGTGATTCAAGTGAAAATAGAATAAAAGAAGTTAAAAATATGTGTTTTTCTGATCGTTTGTCAAATCATAGTTTTCTTGCTAATTTTTTTCGACTTATGATGAGTAGTCTTGCCTATGAAATGTTTTTATTACTGAAACAGAAGATAAAGAAAACAAGATTTGAAGTAGCAAAAAAATGGTTAATCAGTTCGATTAGAACCTATCTTCTCAAGGTAGGAGCAACGATTAAAATTACCAAAAGGCGAATCTATTATCAGCTATCTAAATCTTTTGTTTACAAGGGTTTATTTCGGGAAATTATTACCCAGTAA